The following proteins are co-located in the Bathymodiolus thermophilus thioautotrophic gill symbiont genome:
- a CDS encoding SurA N-terminal domain-containing protein: protein MLSAIRNKIKGWVAYVIIALIIVPFALFGVSEYFTGTSNIVVASVNGDDISKGEFLPRFEGAQRRLQKKLGDKYPAELNRDLKLSVIRSMIDGRVLAQLASKLGYVVTKQELQEFIQSSDIFKEEGKFSIEKYKRLLRLNGYSDIGYEQLQIKELLKNQIKYNFLNSAFLTPLMLNRMQSLNDQQRKFSYIQLNTKDYLDKAEISVDSIKKVYESEKETFLEPQKVKVDFVTLSLEKVAKDTVVSEADLLSFYEEEKQRFSTEEERKVQHILVESEVLANKLVEQIKQGEDFAKLAIKHSKDAGSKDSGGDLGFFTIGAMVPEFEAKAFSMKEGEVSAPVKSDFGYHIIKLNKIKAATAKPFEEVRDELSKTYTEQMAQKTIYNLTEQLGNLAYEASLEEVAEQMNLKLETSDFFAQDSMMQNRIFMTAAYSDVVLNKGENSELLEISKGSFVVLRLNEKVAERQQTFDEVESYIKKRLVDTWAKEFVKEIADKIADSFIKGDIDAAKALMSKNKLTWKDVDWATRSSRLASASIIKHIFSLPKPNDGAIYSTESLDQQAVVLKLSEVKTPKNEPNRSLPGRMLNIESDEVFRSILETLKEDSSIEIFESRL, encoded by the coding sequence TTTGTTTGGTGTTAGCGAATACTTTACAGGAACTTCGAATATTGTGGTCGCATCAGTGAATGGTGATGATATTTCCAAAGGAGAATTTTTACCAAGATTTGAGGGCGCTCAAAGGCGCTTACAAAAAAAATTAGGCGACAAATACCCTGCTGAGTTAAACCGTGATCTAAAACTTTCGGTCATTCGATCAATGATAGACGGGCGTGTATTGGCACAATTGGCAAGTAAGTTGGGCTATGTGGTAACCAAACAAGAGTTACAGGAATTCATTCAATCAAGCGATATATTTAAAGAGGAAGGCAAGTTTTCAATAGAAAAATACAAGCGCCTGTTAAGGCTTAATGGTTATTCGGATATTGGATATGAGCAACTTCAAATCAAGGAATTACTGAAAAATCAAATTAAGTACAACTTTCTAAATTCTGCATTTTTAACCCCATTGATGCTTAATCGTATGCAATCGTTAAACGACCAACAGCGAAAGTTTAGTTATATTCAACTTAATACAAAAGATTATCTTGACAAGGCAGAGATTAGTGTGGATAGCATAAAGAAAGTTTATGAGTCAGAAAAGGAAACATTCTTAGAGCCACAAAAAGTTAAAGTTGATTTTGTCACATTATCGCTTGAAAAAGTGGCTAAAGATACTGTTGTAAGTGAGGCTGATTTGTTGAGTTTTTATGAAGAAGAAAAGCAGCGTTTTAGCACTGAAGAAGAGCGTAAAGTACAGCATATTCTAGTGGAATCCGAAGTGCTTGCGAACAAACTTGTTGAGCAAATTAAGCAAGGCGAAGATTTTGCCAAGTTAGCCATTAAACATTCAAAAGACGCAGGCTCGAAAGACAGTGGCGGAGATTTGGGATTTTTCACCATAGGTGCTATGGTGCCAGAGTTTGAAGCCAAGGCATTTTCGATGAAAGAAGGGGAAGTGAGTGCGCCAGTTAAGTCAGATTTTGGTTATCATATTATTAAATTAAACAAGATTAAAGCAGCAACAGCAAAGCCTTTTGAAGAGGTGCGTGATGAATTGAGTAAAACTTATACCGAGCAAATGGCGCAAAAAACCATTTATAATTTAACCGAACAGTTGGGTAATTTGGCGTATGAGGCAAGTTTGGAAGAGGTTGCCGAGCAAATGAATTTAAAACTCGAAACTTCTGATTTCTTTGCGCAAGATTCCATGATGCAAAATCGTATCTTTATGACAGCGGCTTATAGTGATGTGGTGCTGAACAAGGGCGAAAATTCTGAGTTGCTTGAGATTTCTAAAGGCAGTTTTGTGGTACTTAGGCTAAATGAAAAAGTGGCAGAAAGACAGCAAACATTTGACGAAGTGGAGTCATATATTAAAAAGCGTTTGGTTGATACATGGGCAAAGGAATTTGTTAAAGAAATTGCTGATAAGATTGCAGATTCGTTTATCAAGGGTGATATTGATGCCGCCAAAGCACTCATGAGTAAAAATAAATTGACTTGGAAGGATGTCGATTGGGCTACAAGGAGTTCAAGATTGGCAAGTGCTAGCATTATCAAGCATATATTTTCTTTACCCAAGCCGAATGACGGCGCTATTTATAGTACTGAAAGTTTAGATCAACAGGCAGTTGTATTAAAGTTATCAGAAGTCAAAACACCTAAAAATGAACCTAATAGAAGTCTTCCAGGTCGTATGCTTAATATTGAATCTGATGAAGTATTTAGAAGTATCTTAGAGACATTGAAGGAAGATTCTAGTATAGAGATTTTTGAAAGCAGATTGTAA
- a CDS encoding enoyl-ACP reductase FabI produces MGFLNGKKALVVGVASNRSIAWGIAEAMAKQGCEIALTYQNEKLKKRVDKCAVVCNSNIVIPCDVGTDSGIEATFNELKQHWDNFDILIHSVAFAPREALDGNYIEATTRENFAVAHDISSYSFTALAKAANSMLNDNGALLTVSYLGSIRAIPNYNVMGVAKASLEANVRYMAAAMGPERGIRVNAVSAGPIKTLAASGIKDFGRLLEYAADSSALKRNVTTEEVGNAAAFLCSDLASGITGEITYIDSGYNFYDKGPDL; encoded by the coding sequence ATGGGATTTTTAAACGGAAAAAAAGCACTGGTTGTCGGTGTGGCGTCAAATCGTTCAATTGCATGGGGCATTGCCGAGGCAATGGCAAAGCAAGGTTGTGAAATTGCACTAACCTATCAAAACGAAAAATTGAAAAAACGAGTGGACAAATGTGCAGTAGTTTGTAATTCCAATATTGTCATTCCTTGTGATGTTGGCACTGATAGTGGCATTGAGGCTACTTTTAACGAACTCAAACAACATTGGGATAATTTTGACATCTTAATTCATTCGGTGGCATTTGCCCCCCGTGAGGCGTTAGATGGCAACTATATCGAAGCCACTACGCGTGAAAACTTTGCGGTAGCACATGACATTAGTTCTTATAGTTTTACCGCATTAGCAAAAGCAGCAAATTCAATGCTTAACGACAATGGTGCATTGTTAACCGTCAGTTATTTGGGCAGTATTCGTGCCATTCCAAATTACAATGTAATGGGTGTTGCCAAGGCATCACTTGAAGCTAATGTGCGCTATATGGCAGCAGCAATGGGCCCTGAAAGAGGCATTCGTGTTAATGCCGTCTCTGCTGGACCCATTAAAACCTTGGCGGCCTCTGGTATTAAGGACTTCGGTAGATTACTGGAATATGCTGCTGATTCGTCGGCACTCAAGCGCAATGTAACCACCGAAGAAGTGGGTAATGCGGCTGCCTTTTTATGTTCAGATTTAGCCTCAGGCATTACAGGCGAGATAACTTACATTGATTCAGGTTACAACTTCTACGACAAAGGGCCAGATTTATAA
- the lspA gene encoding signal peptidase II has translation MKIKYFLLAALLVVLDQLTKLLAHEYLGVGASVDITPFFSLSFAHNYGAAFSFLADQGGWQRYFLSAISVIASITIGVWMIKISTQYQFKLISLTLILSGAIGNMIDRVVNGFVVDFIDFHYQGFYWPIFNFADIFISIGVVMLIIADWKK, from the coding sequence ATGAAAATAAAATATTTTTTATTGGCAGCACTGTTGGTTGTGCTTGATCAACTAACCAAACTACTGGCTCATGAGTATTTAGGTGTTGGTGCCTCTGTTGATATTACCCCCTTTTTCTCACTTTCGTTTGCGCACAATTATGGTGCCGCCTTTAGTTTCTTAGCAGACCAAGGGGGCTGGCAACGGTATTTTTTATCTGCTATATCGGTTATTGCCAGTATTACTATTGGCGTTTGGATGATAAAAATATCGACACAATATCAATTTAAATTAATAAGTTTAACGCTTATTTTGTCAGGTGCCATTGGCAATATGATTGACAGGGTGGTGAATGGCTTTGTGGTAGATTTTATTGATTTTCATTATCAAGGTTTTTACTGGCCAATTTTCAACTTTGCCGATATTTTTATCAGTATTGGCGTGGTTATGCTGATTATTGCCGATTGGAAAAAATGA